The Hypanus sabinus isolate sHypSab1 chromosome X1, sHypSab1.hap1, whole genome shotgun sequence genome window below encodes:
- the LOC132384988 gene encoding meiosis-specific coiled-coil domain-containing protein MEIOC-like: MALMLTADQQMYLVMLWSIAIHSSILIKHRSQDEMNEFGSAADLYRLVSNILEEPDESQSLFVEGNASSNLLRSVWSSTTSRFTEHLDHSSEPDKPVDASYSQPVFNVNEFIETSDKQQYQQDNHLVSQQNINMEDVLRFDGFSLTEPWLLPSKEDTSVTDTTKLNFQEFPDVKNCAKLQVGLSVREPGTENHMYGRDGGDFKEIDHASNPTSTELLPFLQNSRNNYINSSNGYMEQLHDNRFQNKFVNFNMTDGKSASNCTPEVSVIEMYTCAGVTKGNQSQKGFDELNFDQHTLKYCTKSASNLSDEQLSKEVGLGSDLGQKCISESGKNPLIFCPIRSDFEKTFEEQQYSNYDYFSQQSEYVQPLNALPVCVYSGESYQEGQSWTNLATSSSETNTSASFGNPDSSVDLENQTSVSKTSTHPYYLASHQFPMPFPQNNAYFQRSTGIYYQDNYTKVPSTQFTYNIERAEPGAHIEGQNKASGEMYFESPIEKICQNGKQANENSSQQYVANKYPSYQTKQQSCHDLNEDMKKNDEFSQNMYSDFLSAQSYYSNHNSQQGAQDTNNVASYITHSSAGFSSPFMMCDYRQNHISQFGLLGVASGSNLQLGHPVVSFMDRTDLIPYGEFSYPYPYHTNMFYGNVPPYGFVPACEFPRPMKNRSSSASELHIRLEECYDQWRALEKERRKTEAALAQNHPGKRVTSSNNTPLPRRPSNLSGVDRLMVDQLREQARVVTLLSKMERLRSSPFHANISTAIDRYLKAIHFAQARRKNEIVNMANQQRQGASRFQDDQDILSLAIAIKEMTVATRKARTALWCALQMTLPKPRNANPDDQSEVEEELQDVVTNRNKN, from the exons AAATGCATCTTCTAACTTGTTAAGATCAGTATGGTCTTCAACAACTAGCAGATTTACAGAACATCTTGATCACTCGTCTGAGCCTGACAAGCCTGTAGATGCATCATATTCACAACCTGTTTTTAATGTAAACGAATTCATAGAAACTTCTGACAAACAGCAGTACCAGCAGGATAATCATTTAGTCTCTCAGCAAAATATAAACATGGAAGATGTTTTACGATTTGATGGCTTTTCTCTCACAGAGCCATGGCTGTTGCCTTCAAAAGAAGACACTTCAGTCACTGATACCACCAAGCTGAACTTTCAAGAGTTCCCTGATGTGAAGAATTGTGCTAAACTTCAAGTAGGATTATCAGTTAGAGAACCAGGAACAGAGAACCACATGTATGGCAGAGATGGTGGAGACTTTAAAGAAATTGATCATGCTTCCAATCCAACATCTACAGAGCTGCTTCCTTTCCTTCAGAATTCGAGAAACAATTACATCAATAGCAGcaatgggtacatggaacaattACATGACAATAGGTTTCAAAACAAATTTGTGAACTTTAATATGACAGATGGAAAATCTGCTTCTAATTGTACACCAGAAGTATCAGTAATAGAAATGTATACGTGTGCTGGAGTCACCAAAGGAAATCAATCACAAAAAGGGTTTGATGAATTAAACTTTGATCAACATACCTTAAAATATTGTACAAAATCTGCATCAAATTTGAGCGATGAACAACTTTCAAAGGAAGTGGGATTAGGTAGTGATTTGGGACAAAAGTGCATTTCAGAATCTGGAAAAAATCCTCTCATATTTTGTCCAATTAGAAGCGACTTTGAGAAGACCTTTGAAGAGCAACAATATTCTAACTATGATTATTTTTCACAGCAGTCTGAATATGTTCAGCCGTTAAATGCATTACCAGTGTGTGTATATTCTGGAGAGTCTTACCAAGAAGGGCAATCCTGGACAAACTTGGCTACTTCTAGTTCGGAAACTAATACTTCTGCTTCATTTGGGAACCCAGATAGTTCAGTAGACCTTGAGAATCAGACATCTGTCTCTAAAACATCTACTCACCCCTACTACCTAGCTTCTCATCAGTTTCCCATGCCTTTTCCTCAAAATAATGCTTATTTCCAGAGGTCTACAGGAATTTATTATCAGGATAACTACACCAAGGTGCCCAGTACTCAATTCACCTATAATATAGAAAGGGCTGAGCCAGGTGCACATATTGAAGGACAGAACAAAGCTAGTGgagaaatgtattttgaatcaCCCATTGAGAAAATTTGTCAAAATGGAAAGCAAGCAAATGAAAATTCATCTCAGCAATATGTTGCAAATAAATATCCCAGCTATCAAACTAAACAGCAAAGTTGCCATGATTTGAATGAGGACATGAAAAAAAACGATGAATTTTCACAAAATATGTACAGTGATTTTCTAAGTGCTCAGTCTTATTATAGTAATCACAACTCTCAACAAGGAGCTCAAGACACCAACAATGTAGCAAGTTATATAACTCATTCTTCAGCTGGTTTTTCAAGTCCCTTTATGATGTGTGACTATAGGCAGAACCATATTTCCCAATTTGGTCTACTTGGTGTTGCTTCAGGAAGTAATCTTCAGCTTGGTCACCCTGTAGTCTCATTCATGGATCGCACTGACTTAATTCCTTATGGAGAGTTTAGTTATCCCTATCCTTATCACACTAATATGTTTTATGGAAATGTTCCTCCTTATGGATTTGTACCAGCTTGTGAATTTCCAAGACCTATGAAAAATCGTAGCAGTTCAGCCAGTGAACTTCATATTCGATTAGAAGAGTGCTATGATCAATGGAGGGCTTTGGAAAAAGAACGAAGAAAG aCTGAAGCAGCACTTGCCCAGAACCACCCAGGAAAGAGAGTGACCAGTTCAAATAACACACCTCTTCCCAGGCGTCCTTCAAACCTTTCCGGGGTTGACCGTTTGATGGTTGATCAACTACGTGAACAAGCAAGA GTTGTGACATTGCTCAGCAAAATGGAACGCCTCCGCAGTTCTCCTTTTCATGCTAATATTTCTACAGCTATTGACAGATATCTAAAAGCAATTCATTTCGCCCAAGCTCGTAGGAAGAATGAAATAGTAAACATGGCTAATCAACAAAGGCAGGGAGCATCAAGATTTCAGGATGACCAAG ACATTCTTTCTTTGGCCATTGCAATCAAAGAAATGACTGTAGCTACACGGAAAGCAAGGACTGCTTTGTGGTGTGCCCTCCAGATGACTTTACCAAAACCACGAAATGCCAATCCAGATGACCAAAGTGAAGTAGAAGAAGAGCTTCAGGACGTAGTAACTAATAGAAACAAAAACTAA